The sequence CCGGCTGCCTGGCCCAACAGGAGCAGACTGCTTTAATCAACCGCATTCCCTTTCTGGATTTTGTTGTCGGGCCCGACGCCGTCGAATCCATCCAGCACATTGTCCAGCGCGTGAATCAAGGGGAAGGACCGGTGATATGGACTGAATTCGATTCCCACAAAAACTATTCCATCCCCGAGCAACCGCTGATCAAAAATCCCGGTCCCAGCGCCTTTGTGAATATCATCAAAGGATGTGACAAGTTTTGTAGTTTCTGCGTGGTCCCTTATACCCGCGGACGGGAAAAGTCGCGGGAGGCTGAAGAAATCTATGCTGAAATCCGGCAGCTGGTGGATAAAGGCGCGAAGGAGATCATTCTTCTCGGTCAGAACGTCAACGCCTACGGCAAACGCGGCCTGCAACAACCGGTGGCCTTTCACGAACTGCTGTACGGGATTGCTGAAATCGAGGGTGTGGAGAGGCTGCGTTTCACCACCAGTCACCCGATGGATTTCACACGCGAGTTGATTCAGGCTTACTGTGACATCGATATCCTTATGAACCATTTGCACCTGCCGGTCCAGTGCGGAAGCAACCGTATCCTGGA is a genomic window of Pseudomonadota bacterium containing:
- a CDS encoding MiaB/RimO family radical SAM methylthiotransferase — protein: MKQAYMETFGCQMNVADTDRMELLLFQSGYLRTPHVEDADLVLVNTCSIRDKAEQKVFSLFGGLKPLKQSNPDLILGVAGCLAQQEQTALINRIPFLDFVVGPDAVESIQHIVQRVNQGEGPVIWTEFDSHKNYSIPEQPLIKNPGPSAFVNIIKGCDKFCSFCVVPYTRGREKSREAEEIYAEIRQLVDKGAKEIILLGQNVNAYGKRGLQQPVAFHELLYGIAEIEGVERLRFTTSHPMDFTRELIQAYCDIDILMNHLHLPVQCGSNRIL